A window of Rosa rugosa chromosome 7, drRosRugo1.1, whole genome shotgun sequence genomic DNA:
TCATAGCATAGATaggttttcttttatatttcctttGGGTGTGGAATTAAGTTAGACAACATGCTTAAATATGCACCCAAGTCACTCTTGCATATTAATTCGAGGTAACCACTTTTTTCTGGACATTGCCATCTAGTTGTTTGTTTCTCCACCACCAACCTCTTTGACATAAAGTGAATTGAAATTTGATCTGTTTTATCTTTTATTTCTCGATTTTCTGCATTATCATCATTGTATTGACTAATGTTATCTCGATTCAAAAGAAACTGTTGTATCTTCATCATAGGAGGCCTTCATTGAGCATTTACTTTCTTTTCATTGTGTGGTAGGTCGTCACCTTTTGGGAAGGGGAGATTGTTGACACCAAGAATTATACTTTCTTCACTGAGAAGTGGGAAGCAACGTATGGCTTTGTGTTCTTTTATCTACAATTGAGAAAGGACCCATATTTAGCTAGTTGTGATGGTGAATAACAATCAAATGTTTGTGTAACTTGTGACAGACACGATGATGATATAAGGCACTGGACCaaatttccttctttttctgctCTTTTGGTAAGCTAAGGAGTCTTAATGTTGTCTTTCATATCTGAAGTTCTGTTGTCTCCTAACTAATTCCACATTTTACAGAGCCGAGTGGAAGTTGATGGTGGCAAATCATTAGATCTCAGCAACTATAAATACATATTCATGGTAAGTTGGTAACCGGTCTAAATGCTTTATTATCACCTGTCAGTTAGCAAAAATCAAATGTCCAATAAAATTGAGTTCTTTGATTTGCTGGTGCAGAGATGGAAGGAGCAATACTTTGTGAATGTTGGCACAGACTGTGGTTTGACTATAGCCGGCTTTTACTATGTGTGTTTCTCATGTAGTGATGGCTCCATCAATGGCTTTTATTATGATCCTAATAGCAGGTAGCTTTCCTTCATCTTCTTGTTGGTCTATGAATTTGACGTATTGTAACTCTTTGCTTTGTTCAAAATATAGAATGCTATTGATTTCTTCTATTTGTGATGGGGATGTGCTTATGCGTAGGAAGTAAACTATCACTTTTCATACCATTCACTGTCTTCTGTCACTTCATTAGTACATTGCGACTTATTGACTGAAATGCTATGTGAACCAACCTGCAGCCCGTTCCAGAAGCTTGAGCTGAAATCCACAAATGAGGGAAGATTAGGATTCAGCTTTTCGTCCTACGAACTGCGATAGTATTTGTTATACATATATTCTCTCTTTTGTACAAGCATGGTAGACGTTAACAATATGTAGATTCGTTTTGTGTTAGTAATGGTACTTAACGGGCTGTGTTGTATATGGTACTAGTGACTTTGAGATGATATGAAATCATGCATTTGATCGTGAATTTTTGATTAAGTGAGAAATACAGGAAAGTTTAGTTGGTTCTCTATGATTCTTGGCATTATCTTCAGTATGTTTAGCATTTAATTTTCTCTGGTACCTACAAGGCTACAACCTAGTAAGCGGTAATTGGGGATGTCAAGCCCAGAATACTACGAGTAAAGGGTATTGGGCTTAAGCCCGTGCTGCCACTATGCTGTATGGAACTACTACCTATCGTCTTACAGGCTCTGCTAGGCAGTAGTTCAAGATTCCAGGATAAAGTCGATAAACAACTCAAtcaataatttcttctttttctttagcGAAGTAGTTGGACCCTGTGGTTTACCTGATTCAAGGGCTATGAATATATGCTTTAGAACTGGAAACACATCGATTGGAAGGGCTGCTGAACAAGACGATTCCTGCAGCATCATCTGCAAATACTGAATTGCAGCCTATtgctttaaagtttaaactcaTTTCCTTATCAAACATTTTATTTATTGGCATTCTTTTTATAAATATTTCCAAATACCTGATACCAAAACTATATACTTAGACAGTTTAGATTTCGTTgacttgtttgtttttgtttgtttattccGGAGGTTTTGGTTAGGCCCCCCTTCATTGTCATTCGCATTTTTGTGGCTTAATAAATTGGAgtgttagagaggttgctccTCTGCTATCACTCATtgcatcaaaaaataaaaaataaaaaaaataaaagctcGAAAGTGTAAAATGTTCCGATATAATTATCACCCAACAACAAGTGAAAGTTTTACATTTCCGAGTTTGGAATTGACATTGTCAGTAATGAAATATGAAAAGGGGGTTATATTCAGTTAAAATGGCAGTTTTTGTTAGAAGGCAATCATCCAATCACCAAGGCCTCATGATCGATCATTCATGAGTTAAAACGATCACGTACAACGTGGACCCAACTCAACTAGAAGAGAGCCCCACTATCTCCCACTTTCAGTCATATCATTCTCAACTTCAGTGCCAACAACGTTGATCCTAGCTGTATAGACTGCTTAATAACCCTGTATTGAAGGCgatggatgatgatgataatgGAAGCCATTAATTCGTGTAAGTAGCTCACAGAGCCATCCTCGTGCATGGGTTCACGCAATTGGTAGCCACAGTGAAAATTAAAAACCACCTTCTAAAATCTAACCACGCACACGCTCTAGCTGCATTGCTGCATTTACCCCTTTCATGAGGGACGTCTCCCTctttttatttccctctctcACTCTAACCACCCACTACAGCTACAGTGCCACCACCTCTTCTTATATATAGCCAACTTTCTCTCCTTTTCACCATCAACAATGGTATTTTCGTTTTCTCTCTCCATCTGTCAAAGTACACGTACAGAATAAATCATAGGCAAGAAAGATTGGTGTTGGTGCATGTCAGAGCTGTCCCATATTATTGAATTTGGAGATTAAGGTACAAATACATAGGCCAGCTCGAAAACAATAATACTGTAGTAACTGCTGCTGCTCCTGCTTCTCCAATTGGTTGAGAATCTGGACATATGGATCAAAGTTTGCTCTGCGATGAGGTGTGGCCTTCCAGCCCTTTGGCGACTGCTATGAACTACATGATTGATTGTGGAACATTATCAATATATGCAAGAAGTAAGGATGACTATGATGAATCTTTTACCATATGCTTGGAGAAGGAGATGAGTTACATGCCCCAACCGAACTACGTAGAAAATCTCTGCTCAAATCATTTGGTCATTGCTAGGTTTAAAAGCATTCAATGGTTTATCCAGGTTAGTATTGATATGATTACTTTTCAAGAACCATGACTACCCTTTTCTTTGCTGATCAAGTTGTCTCCTACTGTTTGTGTTTTCCAGTCTAGAAGCCGCTTGAACCTCTCCCTTGGAACTGTTTTTTATGCTGCAAACTACCTTGATCGCTTCATATCTATGAATCACTGTAATGTAAGCAATAtgatatacatgtatatatgtgtgtgagAGGGGAGGGATTTTTTTTCCCCATTTCTACTTTTTTTAATCTTCATATATTTCCACAATTTGGTGATTTTCCAGCCATGGAAATATTGGATGGTGGAATTGTTGTCTATTGCTTGCTTATCCATTGCCTCCAAGTTTAATGACACCTGCTCTCCTACCCTGCTTGAAATTCAGGTATACTTCATTTAATTATTGTGTGATCAGCTAATGTTTTATTAAGTTTTAGGAATATATTTACCAATTGATTCATTTGGTAATATATATGAACTGAAGAGGGAGGATCTGGACTACTCTTTTGACTCCATCACAATCCAACGAATGGAAATAATGGTGCTAGAGGCATTAGGATGGCGCATTGCTTCTACAACAGCTTACTCGTACCTAGAACTGCTGTTATCATTGATTAATCTTGACTCCAGATCCTTTAAACCTCAAATTCAGGAACAGTTGATTGCCAAATTCAACAATTTGCTTCTTGGAGCTATTTCAGGTAGTATGTGAGTCGCATATGGTCTGGTTCTCTATTTAACTACTTATTAGTTGTATGGATTAAGAGAAACGATGAAGTTTGGATCCCTAAATTAATACTAAACAAAACATCTGTAGACATCTCCTGACCGGAAAAAAAGGTTATTTTCAGACACAAATTGCACAGTATATATCAATACAGAAAATAATCGATGCTGTTTAAAAATCGTGTTCGAGTGTATGATGATTTATGTGTGTATATACTAATATTATACATACTCTTACTGACATGAATAATGATTAATGAGTAACGGAACCAAATGAAATGGTCCAGACTCGAAGCTGCTGGAGTTTAGGCCAAGCGTGGTTGCCATATCTGCTCTAAGTTGCAGCCTAGACAAGTCAATTATTTCAAGTACAGCATCTGATACCTACCTAGCCTGTGCTACGAGTCTACTGGATAACAATCAAAAGGTTGAACATCGAAGTCCCCCTTATGCCCCTTTTTTCCACTACTATTAATTTTCTCCAACTGTTTTATTGATAATTGGTTCTTCAACTTATTAGGCTGAGTTGGTCAAGTGCCAGAAGCTCATGGAAGCACAATCAGTAGCTGATGATTGCTTCTACAACTTACTAGCTCACAGAGTTTTCCATTTCTGCCCTTCAAGTCCCACAACTGTGTTGCTGAAGGAGCGGATTAACTTTTCTCATTATCATGTTGATTTCTCCCTCTTTAAGATGAGAGCTCAAAGAATGGACACTGCGGAATCAACAGCAAGGATCTGCCGGAAGAgaaagagggaagaagaagaagaagagtaaaaaaaaaaaaaaaaagggtgtctttcatttttccttttaatcTTTAACTAGTAACAACATATAGTGAGATTTacggaaaattctacaatgtgttaacgtatgacatgcatacaattgccttaaaagtggtaaaatgagtccttaaaatagtaatattagtcctcaaagtagtaacatgagtcctaagtggtaaattttcttagttaccacatgagtcctcaaaatagtaatattagtcctcaaagtggtaacattagtccttaaagtggtaaattttcttagtttaccatatgagtccttaaaatagtaatattagtcctcaaagtgataacatgagtccttagaggggtaaaaatagttgatgtatgagaaatgttaacataccatagctttacctgAGATTTACGGCCAAGAAAGTCTTGACCCAGAATTTAAACAAACTCCATGATATTTATCAGACAAGAAATAAGAGCAAGCAGTTCTTCTTTTAACCTACTACATGCATATTAACGACGACCACGAAATGTTAGAGTGTTAGACAATCACTATACCGCAAATGTTTGATCTCTTAATCGGAAATACATGACTCCACCTTTCTCTCCAAGCTAACATGCGCAGAGAAGCAGCAAACTACACACATACTGCTGTTTTCTTGCTCATAAAGAATCAATGACACGAAGGAACTAGCTAGAAACACTGTTCATGAAATGTGACCTGTGAGAGTTAAAGACTCATAGTTCAGAACTTTAAGTCTTTAATCGACCATAGAGGAGAAGTTATTTATGGCATGTCCCACCAGCAAAAGTCCAAAGTCCACACACAAGTTAAACGACATCCAtcattataaatttataatacaAAGCATCCAAATATGTACGTGGAAAGCTCTTTGCCAAGTATTCTATACAGTCAAGTTGATAAGGAAGCTAAAGGAACCAATAGCATAAGAGTTGCATAGAACAcaaccaccaaaaaaaaaaaaaaaaaatggcaacttCATCATCTACCATACTATCATCTTCCTTCCTCCCTGCTAGGGTTTTAACAACAAATCATCCAACCCAGCAACTCTGTATTTTCCCAAATGGGGCTTTGCATCGCACAGCCTCCACGAAGCGTGCCACCTTCAGCGTTCGAGCCGCCAAGCTTCCTCCTGGAGTATGTTCTTTGCTTCCTTTGTCATCATAGATTAACTACTACTATGTATTTATATAGTTGTGATGAACATGATGTGTATGAACATTTTCAGGTAGTGGTGCCAAAAGTAGAGCCAAAGTTTCAGGCTCCTTTTCTTGGGTTCACCAGGACTGCAGAAATATGGAATTCTAGAGCTTGTATGATTGGACTAATTGGAACTTTCATTGTAGAATTGGTAAATTCTTCTATTGTTGTTCTTATGGTCTGGTATTGCCAATAGATTAAGCTCTGAAAGGTTTAATTTCTGGCTgacatgtttttatttttttattataataatTTTCAGATATTGAACAAGGGGATACTGCAGCTGATTGGGGTGGAAATTGGAAAAGGTCTTGATATTCCTCTTTGATTATTCAAGATGGGTATAAAAGTAACATTAATTGAATCTTTGTAATTCACAAGTGGGTAACTCTGTTTTGTACCTGGAGTAATTTGTGTGCAGACTCTTGTAATGAATGAAATTATGATGTAGCAGTTAAAACGAGTTGAATCTTCTTATGTCAATGCTCAAGACTCTTTGAACTTGTTTGTCATTTTTCTGCCAATTCGTGAATCCTGGTTAAAGTCTGTCGGACCTCAGATATGGCGCACACGAATCTGTCTTATCAATCTTCAAAATAACAAGTGCAGtatagaagaaacaaaaccaCCATGATTGATCTATTATGATAATTCCCTACCAAAATTTATTTCAAGAGGCATTATTCGAGTATGTCTATAACTTCCGGCATAGATGCCTGTACATTATCGGTAGATAGTTACATAATGATACACGTGCCATAATGTCAAATGGCTTGAAGATACTTCATAGAGGGGTATGCTGCTAGTCTTCTCATATCTGCTGTATCATTAGGCAGTGCAAAGGGCCTGATGGGATTAGAACAACTGTTCTCGCTCCACTGCATAACCTTGAGCTGCCAGTGCTGTCTGCAGATCCTAGGAATGAAAACACTACAGAACCCTGCTAATTCGAGCATCTATAATTGGATCTTTTAAAGATGTATCTGTATTAGATACATCTAGTGCTTCTGCCAATGAAAGCCGGCGGTTTCCCCATGCAGCCTCCGCCCACCTCTTCATTTTTTCTCCTTGATGCTTTCGGTTCTGTTGGATGCAAAGTACTTCTGCATACCCACCTACACAATAACTTATTTATATCAACAAACATAACCTTTTCGGGAACCTTCAAACTAAAAGGTCAACATGTCAGAGAGTAGGCCATTACAGGTTTCCACATAACTATACAAAGATTCAACTTGAAATTCGAAGTTTATCACAACTACTATTACAAATATGTATTTTATGGTGCATGTCCCACCATCaagataagaaagaaaaatttacGCTCATTCATCAGTTATAGTCTCTGATTATGGATTTAATCAAAATGCATTCTGAAAAGCTGTTCAGATGTTTAGCCATTACCTCTTGCAAGGGCCACTATATCACTTCTATCTACCTTTGCTTCTGCACCTACACAATCCAAAAAAGAGCAGCAACACAGTTAACTAAAGGTTCTCGTAGGAGAAAATGATGCCACAGACTGCACAATTACACATACCTTCAGCCTCCAATGCTGGAGCTTTCAGCAATTCTATTGCCCTTCTATAAAGTCCCTGTCAATAAGGTCATAGATATAAACATTATAGTAGCAAGAAAATGGCAAGAGGCATTCCAACTTACGGAAAAACATGTGGATAACATGCAAGTTCTGACCTCTTGGACCAATATAGAACTGGAATGCTCTTGGACTGCTTTACGCTGAAACATGAGAGCTATGCAGGTTAAAACAACGCCAACTTTAGGATGATGAGAGCCTACACACAAATTATGAAGCCACAGGAGCAACAAGCATATCATTCACTAAAATTACGAAATTACTGTACTTCATAAGAAAAGTATTATCAAAGCAACAGACCAAAATGTTCCTCTGTTTTAGTTAAAGCTCTCGTTAACATCTCCTCAGCATCACCGAAGTTCCTAAAAGAAGAAAGGTTAAATTCATGGGCATGGTAAACAGAAATGGCAAAAGGAGAGGTTCAACAGTAATCAAGAGCTTACCCTGAATGAGCCTCAAGCTGTCCCAACGCACATGTGGCCGCTAACAAAACGTTGTCTGACGACATATTACCAGCTGCTAATGCACTTGGGTCACTGAACTCTTCATTCCTGGAATCATTTTGGATAATTTTCTGGTATACCTTCTTCGCCATCTCAAAGCTCTGTCTGGCATGCAAGAGCTCTCCAAAGAACAAAGCAGTACTACCTACAACCTTTTGATTAATGATATTATGTAGAAGTTTGAAAAATGGGTTGACACAATCACATTCAAATGAACCATACCAGTGAATTCTTCAACTTCCTCAACATTTCTCTCAACTTCTCGAATGAAAAGTTCACCTGCAGAGAACCCAAAGCTCCAAATTTAAATTTTATGTCCTGAGACTCACAGTAACTAGTTAAAGCAAATATGAGAGTAATAATAGAGAAAAGGTACCTTTAGCTACATCTTTACATAATCCAAGATTACCATGCACAAGCTCAACAAGTCCTTTTACCGCTACTGCACGAGTATATCCCTCAGAACCACCAGATCCAAGTTCATCATGTTTCTCCGACAGTTCTAAGCATTTATCAGCGAGCACTGATGAGGTATGATCCTATATAGTGAGAACCATCTTTACTAAATCGAAACATACAAACAAACAAGAACATAATACTAATGGTCTTGTAATGAAGTACCTGCTTTAACTCTAAGTGCAGTCCAACAAGCGCCTCCAACGCGGCAACTATAACACAAGCCGGAAAGCTTCATTAGTCAGTAAAGTCTTTCCATTAAGCCAAACTTAAAAATAGTATATATGCATAAGGTACAGCAAAATCTTACTCCTAACACCAACTGAAGAGCTGCTCAAGTCTTCAACTTTTTGCAGTTTTTCTATTGCTTCATCAAGCCTTCCTCTAAAAGAATCAAATTCGAGGCAAGATAAGTTTTTTAATCCATACACACATACTACTTAATTGGGTTTTGGAATCACCAAAAACACAAGGAAAACAAAAAGGTGCAACCTTTCAGATAACAAAGTAGACATGGCCATTAACACCATTGTCCTTGAATTATCAGTAGCAAGGTCCTGGCCTTCACCAGGCTGAGACGAAAGGCACTGTTCCAGCACAAGCTGAGCTTGTCCGTACGATTCATCTACATTTAATCAAAATCAAACTGGATTGGAATTTGATTTTTGGAGAAAATAAAATGGGGAATTGAGGAGGAGAGTTGTAAAGGAACCTGATTTGTGAGACCTGGCGAGAGAGAGGGCGTAGTTGATCATCTGAAGAGCAACAGGGTTGGCGTTAATCCCATCGTGGAGATGTCTGGACGGCGGAGATCGTGCCAGAAGGGAAGGGCGGAGCTTGGCGGAGGTGCGGGCGGCGACGGTGGCTGCTGCTCGTGATAGCGCAGTGCGTATCATGGTGGTTGCTGATTTCGCTCAGAGAAATCCCAAAACCTCAACAGGAGTAGAAAAGGGGTGTTTTAGGTTGCGGTTTCTGTTACATGAGTTGCTATTAGTATTAGCTGTTCTTGTCATGTTTGCTTCGCGTTACATATTAAGTTATTAACTGCTAAATCTTCGTTAAATAATATCGAATGCCACGACACTAACTCAACCtatttatatgttttttttttttttggaatgaaTATCATATCAATATATTAATAACTCAAGTCAGAAATgatcattacatatcctccctctatcATCATGGAGTAGATAAAGTAGTGCGCTGCTAGGGTTGAGCGGCCGCCGCCCTTGGGCGTGGTTTTGCAGAACCTTCCCCCTTCAATGGGGTTCTATTCCTTCACCTTCTGTGGTGTCGGACCTTTGGAGCGGGGACTCTCGTCTTCCCTCCTTCTCATTTGATCCAATGACGGTCCCCTGCATGGAGTTGGAAGCGGCCTGCTCTTTGCCGGCTCGATCGGCGTTGAGGATGATAGCCTATCTATCATCGCGGATGGCGGCTCACGGTGGTGGTTCGTCAAGGCCTCAGCGGGCGCGTCTCAAATTTGGTGAGGTGGGTCGGGTTGGTTTGTGCTTGGATGTTCAGGGCATGCCCAGACCAGATCGATCGGGTTGTGTTGTCACCGAATCGGTACTAGGTGAGGCTGACTCCGTCCGGTGTGCTAGGTTGGAACGATGGTTGATTCTTCTTCGACGAGGGTTGGAGGGGTTGCACTCGGGCCGCCTCTGGCAGAATTCGCAGATCGAATCGACATGGTGGGGCATCCCAGATCTATTGCGCAGCTGCCTTCCCCGGAATGGTCTTTTCCATCAAGGTTTGGTGGAGCCCCGGATTGATTCAGACAGCGCGGCCGCTCGGATCACTGGGGTTTGGGTGCGGAGGCTTTCCAGTGCTCAGAGGTGGAAGCTTTCGAGTGCTCAGAGAAGAGATGGTGCTGGGGTGCCCATGAGCTTGGGTGCCCTAATCAGATTTGAATGGGCTTGGGCTGTTGTCAAGGCTGCTCTGGCAGACTTGACTTTGGTCTcgggccggatttggatccgtatttgggatcctggtcGCTTACAAATCCGGATCTTAGATCcgagacagctgctcatattgatcTGGTATTTGTTCTGGTTCTTGGGAGTTTGTTTGTTAACtttcgagtttttgacaccctcggttactttcaaACTCCtggtgagcgaatcacctctcctaggtgatcatatcaccggttacagttacggttacggttacaGTTACTCATATatttacactgctctcgtgacatatgcagtgcagcgatgtcgtccgacatcaagtcacatggttacctttaattttagatgcgtctgtgcatcttactatcctttattattttcctactttatagatgcgtttgtgcatcttgttatgctttattgtttttctttcgatgttgttgcatcgctccatgtacttctcagtttcacttaatatagtttgtcgtctttcccttcaaaaaaaaaaaattcatggagTAGATAAAGAGTTTATGGTAATAgtacagtgatacatagattagattCAATTATTTGACGGTTCCAtatagaggtggcaaacgggccactaagcacgagcacggcacggacccggcacgcttaaaagcggcccgACACGGTCTAAGCCCGTTAGTGGtccggcacgacccgagcacgttagaataacgagtcgggctgggcctaagaatattggcccattggcccggcccggcccgagcacgacatattgtg
This region includes:
- the LOC133723640 gene encoding uncharacterized protein LOC133723640 isoform X2, with the translated sequence MPVRAAETSAPPQHHSGSNCGQTSPPPFTLLSVGQGFSGTQNVSSLQKEEAWRVNVRIQGCDLENGYLCGTMEALNVPMADTPVVTFWEGEIVDTKNYTFFTEKWEATHDDDIRHWTKFPSFSALLSRVEVDGGKSLDLSNYKYIFMRWKEQYFVNVGTDCGLTIAGFYYVCFSCSDGSINGFYYDPNSSPFQKLELKSTNEGRLGFSFSSYELR
- the LOC133723640 gene encoding uncharacterized protein LOC133723640 isoform X3, giving the protein MPVRAAETSAPPQHHSGSNCGQTSPPPFTLLSVGQGFSGTQNVSSLQKEEAWRVNVRIQGCDLENGYLCGTMEALNVPMADTPVVTFWEGEIVDTKNYTFFTEKWEATHDDDIRHWTKFPSFSALLSRVEVDGGKSLDLSNYKYIFMRWKEQYFVNVGTDCGLTIAGFYYVCFSCSDGSINGFYYDPNSRK
- the LOC133722816 gene encoding putative cyclin-D7-1, translating into MDQSLLCDEVWPSSPLATAMNYMIDCGTLSIYARSKDDYDESFTICLEKEMSYMPQPNYVENLCSNHLVIARFKSIQWFIQSRSRLNLSLGTVFYAANYLDRFISMNHCNPWKYWMVELLSIACLSIASKFNDTCSPTLLEIQREDLDYSFDSITIQRMEIMVLEALGWRIASTTAYSYLELLLSLINLDSRSFKPQIQEQLIAKFNNLLLGAISDSKLLEFRPSVVAISALSCSLDKSIISSTASDTYLACATSLLDNNQKAELVKCQKLMEAQSVADDCFYNLLAHRVFHFCPSSPTTVLLKERINFSHYHVDFSLFKMRAQRMDTAESTARICRKRKREEEEEDFT
- the LOC133722290 gene encoding light-harvesting complex-like protein OHP1, chloroplastic, whose protein sequence is MATSSSTILSSSFLPARVLTTNHPTQQLCIFPNGALHRTASTKRATFSVRAAKLPPGVVVPKVEPKFQAPFLGFTRTAEIWNSRACMIGLIGTFIVELILNKGILQLIGVEIGKGLDIPL
- the LOC133722288 gene encoding uncharacterized protein LOC133722288 produces the protein MIRTALSRAAATVAARTSAKLRPSLLARSPPSRHLHDGINANPVALQMINYALSLARSHKSDESYGQAQLVLEQCLSSQPGEGQDLATDNSRTMVLMAMSTLLSERGRLDEAIEKLQKVEDLSSSSVGVRIAALEALVGLHLELKQDHTSSVLADKCLELSEKHDELGSGGSEGYTRAVAVKGLVELVHGNLGLCKDVAKGELFIREVERNVEEVEEFTGSTALFFGELLHARQSFEMAKKVYQKIIQNDSRNEEFSDPSALAAGNMSSDNVLLAATCALGQLEAHSGNFGDAEEMLTRALTKTEEHFGSHHPKVGVVLTCIALMFQRKAVQEHSSSILVQEGLYRRAIELLKAPALEAEGAEAKVDRSDIVALARGGYAEVLCIQQNRKHQGEKMKRWAEAAWGNRRLSLAEALDVSNTDTSLKDPIIDARISRVL